CAGATTTTTGTACATTTAATTGCTAACATTATCTGAACACGGACTGCATTCAATGATGCAGTTATTTTATGTGTGTGGGTAAATATCCATCCATCGATAGACAACCAGGGAAGAGTACCTTAGGTAGGACACTATTAACAATAAgccagacacacgcacacgcacctGTGCTGTATCTCTATCATTTACACCATGTACTTCAGTAATCATCTATCTCTATGGGTGGTCATCATAAAGCATTATTAGGAAATGCCTTTACATGTTGCATGTGCTGTGGTAAACTATGCAACACTTGGTTACTCAGAAGGTGATCTACTGGAAGAAGGGCTTGATTACCACATCTCCACATCATCACGGTGAAAGAGGAGAAATGATAATAAACTGGTCACATAAatctttttctatttatttcttaaaTGTTATGTCATcttgaatatatttatatataatatattcacTTTAATGGTGCTAAATtacaaattcagagcattaataaagcagcaaacaactatttgctctGTAAacatatagaggagtaatgtctacctgagcagagaatgaagtctttctccctgtgtgtgtgttgtaatcagagcttctctgagCTTTGTTTATGTATAAGCGGGCCAGCCGTgcgtgcatgttagtgcatgtgagtccctgtctgtgtgccccactggccaGCTAatcgccgccgctctgcactgttctcatacggcggttaccgctgataacgccgtcccatcCGTTCGTgttgttagcaccattagctgcgagtagctggctcagctgtcgccatgttgagactTGTGTGGAGGCAATTCCTCAGTCATAGATATGCTTTAATTTGgaattcagcacctttaatataaatcaacataatgattgaatgaatgaaaaacacaatgatcAGAAAACCCTCTGATACTGACATACACTGCATCATGCTATCAGTTTAGGTCGAACGAATCCCACTATGATGCATGATAGAGTCAAGTGAAACTACAGCTGATGGTTTGAGCTGGCGTAGATACAAATTTTTGAAATCTTAAATCAggatttaagatttttttttaatcccatAATACACTCAAAACTATTGACTATAAAAGACAAATATCATTATATTGCCCCAGCAATAGAAGTGACTGACAGACCCACTGTCTTTGCATCCAAATTAAACCTCAAGCTCCGTTTCCTGCAAAACTAGTTTTTCCATCTCTTCTAGTTAGTGATGCACTAAACAAAAAGTTATTGCTTCTACATTAATTATGATGGGCATGCAGCTACTtttgttataatatatattatattcagtATGACTTAAACATGAGAAGCAAGAATTTATCCATGTAACTTGTAAAACACCCGTGTCTCTTTCTATCTGTTATGTTACAGGATTTATTGTTACAAAGATGTTCTTGCTGAAGAGAAGTCCTATTGAAACTCTTCACCTGATGCAAATCTATACAATTGTGCATcatcaataggaacgctctatGTGCTCTCAATTTCATGGTTCACTACCCACTATACGTAGACTGTATGGAGGTTGTTTCTATGGTAACAAGTCTCCTGTATCCCATGCAGTCACTGCCATCATGCTCCACACATACACTGTTCTGTCAACATAAAACCTTTTCTGTGGTTTTGCTGTTACTGTTGGCTGCAaatctgtctgtccgtctgtctgtctgtccgtccatctatctatctatctatatatacagtatgttccctGGTTATTTTCACATATTGTAATCAGTTTATGTTTCTAGCTTGCTTGGGTTTCACTGTATCTCTGGGGGAAATCAGATTACATTTACTTCTGAGACAGTCTGGAGTTCCCTGCATCCATCATTCACGCTCGAGCTTGTGTGGCTTCAGCTGTCACTTTGGATCTGTGCTGTATGAATGATGCCTACCCTCGGGGGCTACCCATGCAGGCGAGTACATCCTGCCAGGACACTGGAAGGAGAACTTGACATCTGCCATGCTGATCCTGGCTGTCATGTCTTCATCTATCTGTGGAAACAAGGAACACTGACTGAGATGTCCCTTTAAAGTGGAACGGACATCACTTCCTTCATCTGCAGTTTTCTGGTTCTTTTTTAGGCGACACGATTTCCTTTGATCTGTCAAAAAAGCTACGCTGAAACCACAACTTCTTCTTACCATAACACTCTTGCTGTTGAGATAGTGGCGAGGGATCATGGGTTCAAGTGTGTGTAAGAAGGCCATTCCACAAGCAATGTCCAGCGCAAACTTCACCGCCTGTGTCTGGTCCACCACAAAgtctgacagagaggaagagaacagGTCTCAGCGAACCTTACCTTCACCACATAGCAGGATGGCTGTGAAATTACTATTGTACAAAAAGTGATGGTAACATAATGGCAAATGCGTAAGTGCAATAAATCACAAATCCCTTCAAACCACCAAAAATGGTGACACGTACGGACTTTGTGACTGGAGTAAAAGTACTCACTGGTGCCTTCATGCAGCACGTTGTAGAGGGAGCCATAAGGCATCcagtgtgtgatgatgatggggTGAGGGGCGGGAGGAGACTGACATGCTCCCAACATGGGTAGGACATTCGGGTGGGAAAATATCCTGGGGTGGAGCCCAAGAGGGAGGGAtaggggagagagacagacagacagacagacagacaaacaaaaagagGTAAACCAACAGAGGATTTGACATAAACAGACGGCTCGTGTGAGATGCAACACCCCCAAAAAGAAATAATACATCAAGTTTGGTTCAACACAATGCAAACAGACAAATGAGTGAGCACAACAGCACTGAACATCGAGGCTGTAGAGAAGTCAGGATGAAATAAGAACCTGAGTTTGGGATATTCCTCATTGAAGTCTCTGCTTTTCCTTGTGGTCCAGTCACGAACTTTTAGCACCTTAACAACAACCTCATTTCCTTGCCAGCGCCCTTGCCACAGCTACAGACATAAATGAAAAGGTGAAATGAATGACGTGTACATCTGCATGAGCCTTCAGTATGataaaagaagaagatgagaaGTACCTCTCCAGACTGGTTCTCATTGATTTTAGCCAGGAGAGAGAGCTGTTTGTAGTCAATGCCTGCATGTTTGTTCAAAGTGCCATTACCTAAAAACAGAGTTCAGAGTTCATGGGAAATTTCAAACACCACATTAAAACTGGTTGGGAAGCCAGCAGGGAAAATTTTTCCCTTTCATGCAGCACTAAGACCAAACCGACTGATGTAAACCGGTCAGCTAATAAAgtgctttctgtgtgtgtgggactCACGGGGCCGAGTTCTGGTGGTGCCTTTCCAGAACGTGTCCTTGAAGGGAATTTTAGTCAAACTCTGTCCCATTTTCTCAGCTTTCTCTGTGTGGTGGAGGAGAGTTTGCAATGAGAAAACAGCATTGTAACCTGTTGGAATGGGGAATGGAGTGGTAATGGGGAGTCAGGATACCTCGGAGGAGTTCACGCAGGTGAGGTTTGGCTTTGTCCAGGGGAGTTTCCCCATATTTGTTACAGATGCTCACCTGAGCCCCATTAGTCACGAGGTCCTGAGTTAAAGGACGGATTGGTATCAGCgacattttaatcatttatcaTGACCCATTAAAACAACCACCAGGTGGCGCACTAACCTCAGCCACTTGGTCTTGGCCCCAGAAGCAGGCGTAATGCAGTGGTGTGTTCCCGTGTTCATTGGATGCAATAGTGTCTGCTTTGCACTGGATCAGCTGGAAG
The Sebastes fasciatus isolate fSebFas1 chromosome 7, fSebFas1.pri, whole genome shotgun sequence genome window above contains:
- the LOC141770690 gene encoding scaffold protein ILK gives rise to the protein MDDIFTQCREGNAVAVRLWLDNTENDLNQGDDHGFSPLHWACREGRSSVVDMLIMRGARINVMNRGDDTPLHLASSHGHRDIVGKLIQCKADTIASNEHGNTPLHYACFWGQDQVAEDLVTNGAQVSICNKYGETPLDKAKPHLRELLREKAEKMGQSLTKIPFKDTFWKGTTRTRPRNGTLNKHAGIDYKQLSLLAKINENQSGELWQGRWQGNEVVVKVLKVRDWTTRKSRDFNEEYPKLRIFSHPNVLPMLGACQSPPAPHPIIITHWMPYGSLYNVLHEGTNFVVDQTQAVKFALDIACGMAFLHTLEPMIPRHYLNSKSVMIDEDMTARISMADVKFSFQCPGRMYSPAWVAPEALQKKPEEINRRSADMWSFAILLWELVTREVPYADLSNMEIGMKVALEGLRPTIPPGISPHICKLMKICMNEDPAKRPKFDMIVPILEKMQDK